The following are encoded together in the Halomonas halophila genome:
- the gcl gene encoding glyoxylate carboligase, whose protein sequence is MARMTAAEAAVHVLRKEGIDVAFGLPGAAINPFYAAMRTVGGVDHVLARHVEGASHMAEGYTRARPGNVGVCIGTSGPAGTDMITGLYSASADSIPILCITGQAPVSKLHKEDFQAVDIQAIAGPVTKWATTVREAAQVPRAFQQAFQLMRSGRPGPVLLDLPIDVQMTEIEFDPDTYEPLPAYKPTASRAQIEKALAMLNEAERPLLVAGGGIINADASELLTEFAELTGVPVIPTLMGWGTIPDDHPLMAGMAGLQTSHRYGNATLLESDFVMGIGNRWANRHTGNLETYTEGRTFVHVDIEPTQIGRIFGPDYGIVSDARSALERLIEVAREWQAEGRLKDRSAWAESCQERKRTLLRKTHFDEVPVKPQRVYEEMNKAFGKNTRYVSTIGLSQIAGAQFLHVYRPRHWINCGQAGPLGWTIPAALGVRRADPEAEIVALSGDYDFQFMVEELAVGAQFNLPYIHVLVNNSYLGLIRQAQRGFEMDYQVQLSFENINCPEINGYGVDHVSVVEGLGCKAIRVTEPGRIGEAFAEARDLMKQYRVPVVVEVILERVTNIAMGTDLTGINEFEALAENVADAPSSIAALR, encoded by the coding sequence CGCCATGCGCACGGTCGGCGGCGTGGACCACGTGCTGGCCCGCCACGTCGAGGGCGCCTCGCACATGGCCGAGGGCTACACCCGTGCCCGGCCCGGCAACGTCGGCGTGTGCATCGGCACGTCCGGCCCGGCCGGCACCGACATGATCACCGGCCTCTACTCGGCTTCCGCCGATTCCATCCCGATCCTGTGCATCACCGGCCAGGCGCCGGTGAGCAAGCTGCACAAGGAAGACTTCCAGGCCGTCGACATCCAGGCCATCGCCGGCCCGGTGACCAAGTGGGCCACCACCGTGCGCGAGGCGGCCCAGGTGCCGCGCGCCTTCCAGCAGGCGTTCCAGCTGATGCGCAGCGGGCGGCCCGGCCCGGTGCTGCTCGACCTGCCGATCGACGTGCAGATGACCGAGATCGAGTTCGATCCCGACACCTACGAGCCGCTGCCGGCCTACAAGCCGACCGCCAGCCGCGCCCAGATCGAGAAGGCGCTGGCCATGCTCAACGAGGCCGAGCGGCCGCTGCTGGTCGCCGGGGGCGGGATCATCAACGCCGACGCCAGCGAGCTGCTGACCGAATTCGCCGAGCTGACCGGGGTGCCGGTCATCCCGACCCTGATGGGCTGGGGCACCATCCCCGACGACCATCCGCTGATGGCGGGAATGGCCGGCCTGCAGACCTCGCACCGCTACGGCAACGCGACCCTGCTCGAGTCCGACTTCGTGATGGGCATCGGCAACCGCTGGGCCAACCGTCACACCGGTAATCTCGAGACCTACACCGAGGGCCGCACCTTCGTTCACGTGGACATCGAGCCGACCCAGATCGGGCGTATCTTCGGCCCCGACTACGGCATCGTCTCCGACGCCAGATCGGCGCTCGAACGCCTCATCGAGGTGGCCCGGGAGTGGCAGGCCGAGGGCCGGCTGAAGGACCGCAGCGCCTGGGCCGAGTCCTGCCAGGAACGCAAGCGCACCCTGCTGCGCAAGACCCACTTCGACGAGGTGCCGGTCAAGCCGCAGCGGGTCTACGAGGAGATGAACAAGGCCTTCGGCAAGAACACCCGCTACGTCAGCACCATCGGCCTGTCGCAGATCGCCGGCGCCCAGTTCCTGCACGTCTACCGGCCGCGTCACTGGATCAACTGCGGCCAGGCGGGCCCGCTGGGCTGGACCATTCCGGCCGCGCTCGGGGTGCGTCGGGCGGATCCCGAGGCCGAGATCGTCGCGCTGTCGGGCGACTATGATTTCCAGTTCATGGTCGAGGAGCTGGCCGTGGGCGCGCAGTTCAACCTGCCCTACATCCACGTGCTGGTGAACAACTCCTACCTGGGGCTGATCCGCCAGGCCCAGCGCGGCTTCGAGATGGACTACCAGGTGCAGCTGTCGTTCGAGAACATCAACTGCCCCGAGATCAACGGCTATGGGGTGGACCACGTCTCCGTGGTCGAGGGCCTGGGCTGCAAGGCGATCCGCGTCACCGAGCCCGGCCGGATCGGCGAGGCCTTCGCCGAGGCCCGCGATCTGATGAAGCAGTACCGGGTGCCGGTGGTGGTCGAGGTGATCCTCGAGCGGGTGACCAACATCGCCATGGGCACCGACCTGACCGGCATCAACGAGTTCGAGGCGCTGGCCGAGAACGTCGCCGACGCCCCGAGCTCGATCGCTGCGCTTCGCTGA
- the hyi gene encoding hydroxypyruvate isomerase, with protein sequence MAKFAANLSMLFTEVDFLDRFKAAADAGFKGVEYLFPYDFEAAEIKKRLDDNGLTQVLFNLPAGDWGAGERGIACHPDRVEEFREGVDRAIEYAKVLGNTQVNCLAGIQPQGVSLEQARRTLVDNLRFAAGKLEAAGILLVAEPINTRDIPGFFLNRTEQALAIFDEVGSDNLKLQYDIYHMQIMEGDLAPTIEANIDRIAHVQLADNPGRHEPGTGEIHYPFLFAHLDRLGYQGWIGAEYKPAGSTQEGLGWLDAARG encoded by the coding sequence ATGGCCAAGTTCGCCGCCAATCTCAGCATGCTGTTCACCGAGGTTGACTTCCTCGACCGCTTCAAGGCCGCCGCGGACGCGGGCTTCAAGGGCGTCGAGTACCTCTTCCCCTACGACTTCGAGGCCGCCGAGATCAAGAAGCGCCTCGACGACAACGGCCTGACCCAGGTGCTGTTCAACCTGCCAGCCGGCGACTGGGGCGCCGGCGAGCGCGGCATCGCCTGTCACCCGGATCGCGTCGAGGAGTTCCGCGAAGGCGTCGACCGCGCCATCGAGTATGCCAAGGTGCTCGGCAACACCCAGGTCAACTGCCTGGCCGGCATCCAGCCGCAGGGCGTGAGCCTGGAGCAGGCGCGTCGGACGCTGGTCGACAACCTGCGCTTCGCCGCCGGGAAGCTCGAGGCCGCCGGCATCCTGCTGGTCGCCGAGCCGATCAACACCCGCGACATCCCGGGCTTCTTCCTCAACCGCACCGAGCAGGCCCTGGCGATCTTCGACGAGGTCGGCAGCGACAACCTGAAGCTGCAGTACGACATCTATCACATGCAGATCATGGAAGGGGACCTGGCGCCGACCATCGAGGCGAACATCGACCGCATCGCCCACGTGCAGCTGGCCGACAACCCGGGCCGCCACGAGCCGGGCACCGGCGAAATCCATTACCCCTTCCTGTTCGCCCATCTCGACCGCCTGGGCTATCAGGGCTGGATCGGCGCCGAGTACAAGCCGGCCGGAAGCACTCAGGAAGGGCTGGGCTGGCTGGATGCGGCTAGAGGTTGA
- a CDS encoding 2-hydroxy-3-oxopropionate reductase, producing the protein MSKIGFIGLGIMGRPMAGHLLDAGHELTTVKRGPLDETLAGQGMHELENPKAVAEASEVIITIVPDTPDVEQVLFGEGGVIEGLKPGTLVIDMSSIAPLATQEFARRIHEAGGEYVDAPVSGGEGGAINAALTIMVGATPEGFTRAEPLLEVMGKTITHIGGHGAGQTCKVANQIVVALTIEAVSEGLLFASKAGADVAKVRESLLGGLAQSKILDVHGQRMIDRTFDPGFKIKLHQKDLNLALEGARSLDLALPGTANAQQLFQACVAYGGADWDHAGIARALEALADHEIGSQ; encoded by the coding sequence ATGAGCAAGATCGGTTTTATCGGACTGGGCATCATGGGCCGTCCCATGGCGGGCCACCTGCTGGACGCCGGCCATGAGCTGACCACCGTCAAGCGCGGCCCCCTGGACGAGACCCTGGCCGGCCAGGGCATGCATGAGCTCGAGAATCCCAAAGCGGTCGCCGAGGCCTCCGAGGTGATCATCACCATCGTCCCGGACACCCCGGACGTCGAGCAGGTGCTGTTCGGCGAGGGCGGCGTCATCGAGGGGCTGAAGCCCGGCACCCTGGTGATCGACATGAGCTCGATCGCCCCGCTGGCCACCCAGGAATTCGCCAGGCGCATCCACGAGGCCGGCGGCGAGTACGTCGACGCCCCGGTCTCCGGCGGTGAGGGCGGCGCCATCAACGCCGCCCTGACCATCATGGTCGGCGCCACCCCGGAAGGCTTCACCCGCGCCGAGCCGCTGCTCGAGGTGATGGGCAAGACCATCACCCATATCGGCGGCCACGGCGCCGGCCAGACCTGCAAGGTGGCCAACCAGATCGTCGTCGCCCTGACCATCGAGGCGGTCTCCGAGGGCCTGCTGTTCGCCTCCAAGGCCGGGGCCGACGTGGCCAAGGTCCGCGAGTCGCTGCTCGGCGGCCTGGCCCAGTCGAAGATCCTCGACGTGCATGGCCAGCGCATGATCGACCGCACCTTCGATCCCGGCTTCAAGATCAAGCTGCACCAGAAGGACCTCAACCTGGCGCTGGAAGGCGCGCGCAGCCTCGACCTCGCGCTGCCCGGCACCGCCAACGCCCAGCAGCTGTTCCAGGCCTGCGTCGCCTACGGCGGCGCCGACTGGGACCACGCCGGCATCGCCCGCGCCCTGGAGGCGCTGGCCGACCACGAGATCGGCAGTCAGTGA
- a CDS encoding glycerate kinase type-2 family protein has translation MNAPSPRTVSPEAFGERPEAARAWLERLGEIAVSAVHPDTLLPDRLPEPPAGRTLVVGAGKAAAAMAAALERAWDAHQPEAPLSGLVVTRYGHGPQPSDSKEQDAPGGGDADRRIEILEASHPMPDDLSEKAARRMLEAVDGLGEDDLVIALISGGGSALMTLPAAGVSLAEKQAINKALLRSGAPIGEINTVRRHLSAIKGGRLAAAAHPARVLTWLISDVPGDEASLIASGPTLPDASTPDEALAILERRGIEVSAAVRRQLEANHEAPRPDDPGFARDESEILARARDALAAGRAAAEADAVEVRLLGDDLEGEARELGREHARMALEAQTGLERPLLILSGGETSVTVAGDGRGGRNVEYLLGLFTALEGAAGIHALAIDTDGIDGSEDNAGAIVGPGCWARMGELGLDADAYLSRNDAYSFFEALDDLIVTGPTRTNVNDFRAILVLPRNS, from the coding sequence ATGAATGCCCCTTCCCCGCGGACTGTTTCCCCGGAAGCCTTCGGCGAGCGCCCCGAGGCGGCGCGCGCCTGGCTCGAGCGGCTCGGCGAGATCGCCGTCTCGGCCGTGCACCCCGACACCCTGCTGCCCGACCGGCTGCCCGAGCCGCCGGCCGGCCGCACCCTGGTGGTTGGCGCCGGCAAGGCGGCGGCGGCCATGGCTGCCGCCCTGGAGCGCGCCTGGGACGCCCATCAGCCCGAGGCGCCGCTTTCCGGCCTGGTGGTGACCCGCTACGGTCATGGCCCCCAGCCGTCGGATTCCAAGGAACAGGACGCGCCGGGAGGGGGCGACGCCGATCGCCGCATCGAGATCCTCGAGGCCTCGCACCCGATGCCCGACGACCTGAGCGAGAAGGCCGCCCGCCGCATGCTCGAGGCCGTGGACGGCCTCGGCGAGGACGATCTGGTCATCGCGCTGATCTCCGGCGGCGGCTCGGCGCTGATGACCCTGCCGGCGGCCGGCGTGAGCCTGGCCGAGAAGCAGGCCATCAACAAGGCGCTGCTGAGAAGCGGCGCTCCCATCGGCGAGATCAACACCGTGCGTCGCCACCTGTCGGCGATCAAGGGCGGCCGCCTGGCCGCCGCCGCCCATCCGGCCCGGGTGCTGACCTGGCTGATCTCCGACGTGCCCGGCGACGAGGCCTCGCTGATCGCCTCCGGGCCGACGCTGCCCGACGCCTCCACCCCCGACGAGGCGCTGGCGATCCTGGAACGGCGCGGCATCGAGGTCTCCGCCGCGGTGCGCCGGCAGCTGGAGGCCAACCACGAGGCGCCGCGGCCGGACGATCCGGGCTTCGCCCGCGATGAGAGCGAGATCCTGGCCCGCGCCCGGGACGCTCTGGCGGCCGGCCGGGCCGCCGCCGAGGCCGACGCGGTCGAGGTGCGCCTGCTCGGCGACGACCTCGAGGGCGAGGCCCGCGAGCTCGGCCGCGAGCACGCCCGCATGGCCCTCGAGGCCCAGACCGGGCTCGAGCGGCCGCTGCTGATCCTGTCCGGCGGCGAGACCAGCGTGACGGTGGCCGGCGACGGCCGCGGCGGGCGCAACGTCGAGTACCTGCTGGGGCTGTTCACGGCCCTCGAGGGCGCCGCCGGCATTCATGCCCTGGCCATCGACACCGACGGCATCGACGGCTCCGAGGACAACGCCGGGGCGATCGTCGGGCCGGGCTGCTGGGCGCGCATGGGCGAGCTCGGTCTCGACGCCGACGCCTATCTGTCACGCAACGATGCCTACTCGTTCTTCGAGGCGCTGGACGACCTGATCGTGACCGGGCCCACGCGCACCAACGTCAACGACTTTCGTGCCATCCTGGTACTGCCGAGGAATTCATGA
- the pyk gene encoding pyruvate kinase, which produces MTTLPPHAPIHEPIRRTKIVATLGPASDREGVLEQMIAAGVDVVRLNFSHGAADDHRRRLSAVREIAARQGRSVAALGDLQGPKIRIARFSEGKVVLEEGAPFVIDVALDGQTGDATRVGCDYEALADDVTAGDRLLLDDGRVVLDVERVDGSAIHTIVAVGGELSNNKGINKQGGGLSAPALTDKDKADLETAMAIGVDYLAVSFPRSAADMQEARTLLGDAGREIGLVAKLERAEAVADDATLDGIIEASEAVMVARGDLGVEIGDEALIGTQKRIIKHARSLNRAVITATQMMESMIDSPLPTRAEVFDVANAVLDATDAVMLSAETAAGDFPVETVEAMARVCLGAERERIAQSSGHRIHEGFERIDETIALSAMYAANHLTGVAAIACMTSTGYTPLIASRIRSGLPIVGLAHNPVAQRRMALYRGVISLPFDTSEMDAAELNDRAMALLVGQGVAEPGDHVILTRGDHMNAHGGTNTLKILDVNERHRAG; this is translated from the coding sequence ATGACGACACTGCCGCCCCATGCCCCGATCCACGAGCCGATCCGCCGCACCAAGATCGTCGCCACCCTCGGCCCCGCCAGCGACCGTGAGGGCGTGCTGGAGCAGATGATCGCCGCCGGCGTCGACGTGGTGCGCCTCAACTTCTCCCACGGCGCCGCCGACGACCATCGCCGCCGCTTGAGTGCGGTGCGCGAGATCGCCGCCCGCCAGGGCCGAAGCGTCGCCGCCCTCGGCGACCTGCAGGGGCCGAAGATCCGCATCGCCCGCTTCAGCGAGGGCAAGGTCGTGCTGGAGGAAGGCGCGCCCTTCGTCATCGACGTGGCCCTCGACGGCCAGACCGGCGATGCCACCCGCGTCGGCTGCGACTACGAAGCGCTGGCCGACGACGTGACCGCCGGCGACCGCCTGCTGCTCGACGACGGCCGGGTGGTGCTCGACGTCGAACGCGTCGACGGCAGCGCCATCCACACCATCGTGGCGGTGGGCGGCGAGCTGTCCAACAACAAGGGCATCAACAAGCAGGGCGGCGGCCTCTCCGCCCCGGCGCTGACCGACAAGGACAAGGCCGACCTGGAGACCGCCATGGCCATCGGCGTCGACTATCTCGCCGTGTCCTTCCCGCGCAGCGCCGCCGATATGCAGGAAGCCAGAACCCTCCTGGGAGACGCAGGTCGGGAGATCGGCCTGGTGGCCAAGCTCGAGCGCGCCGAGGCGGTGGCCGACGACGCCACCCTCGACGGCATCATCGAGGCCAGCGAGGCGGTGATGGTGGCCCGCGGCGATCTCGGCGTGGAGATCGGCGACGAGGCGCTGATCGGCACCCAGAAGCGCATCATCAAGCATGCCCGCAGCCTCAACCGCGCGGTGATCACCGCCACCCAGATGATGGAATCGATGATCGACTCGCCCTTGCCGACCCGAGCCGAGGTGTTCGACGTGGCCAACGCCGTGCTCGACGCCACCGACGCGGTGATGCTCTCCGCCGAGACCGCCGCCGGCGACTTCCCGGTGGAGACCGTGGAGGCCATGGCCCGGGTGTGCCTGGGCGCCGAGCGCGAGCGCATCGCCCAGTCCTCCGGCCACCGCATTCACGAAGGCTTCGAGCGCATCGACGAGACCATCGCGCTGTCGGCGATGTACGCCGCCAACCATCTCACCGGCGTGGCCGCCATCGCCTGCATGACCTCCACCGGCTATACGCCGCTGATTGCCTCGCGCATCCGCTCCGGGCTGCCGATCGTCGGGCTGGCGCACAATCCGGTCGCCCAGCGGCGTATGGCGCTGTATCGCGGGGTGATCTCGCTGCCCTTCGATACCAGCGAGATGGACGCCGCCGAGCTCAACGACCGTGCCATGGCGCTGCTGGTGGGGCAGGGCGTGGCCGAGCCGGGCGATCACGTGATCCTCACCCGCGGCGATCACATGAACGCCCACGGCGGCACCAATACCCTCAAGATCCTCGACGTCAACGAGCGCCATCGCGCCGGTTAG
- a CDS encoding GntR family transcriptional regulator gives MSQAWHEELQADVKSGARVGDRDIADKVRRAVLMQRLPPGTKLPEVTLGEVFGVSRSVVRKALTRLASEHVVDQRPNQVARVRAPSIEETRETFAARRLVEGEVVALLAGTLSAETLDALRIQANEETEAHRRGDEPARIEHSLNLHHLLAEHSPNRVLGGMLTDLVLRTSIVVALYKRSGLSSCYQEAQHERLVELLAAGEAEAARGAIHDHLLGLENLLDLSPRESSIDLKSILGQSPAI, from the coding sequence ATGAGCCAAGCCTGGCACGAGGAGTTGCAGGCCGACGTCAAGAGCGGTGCCCGCGTCGGCGACCGCGATATCGCCGACAAGGTGCGCCGAGCGGTGCTGATGCAGCGGCTACCGCCGGGCACCAAGCTGCCCGAAGTGACCCTGGGCGAGGTGTTCGGCGTCAGCCGCTCGGTGGTACGCAAGGCGCTGACCCGACTGGCCTCGGAGCACGTCGTCGACCAGCGCCCCAATCAGGTGGCGCGGGTGCGGGCGCCGAGCATCGAGGAGACCCGCGAGACCTTCGCCGCCCGGCGCCTGGTGGAAGGCGAGGTGGTCGCCCTGCTGGCCGGCACGCTTTCCGCCGAGACGCTGGACGCGCTCAGGATCCAGGCGAACGAGGAGACCGAGGCCCATCGCCGCGGCGACGAGCCGGCGCGCATCGAGCACTCGCTGAACCTGCATCACCTGCTGGCCGAGCACTCGCCCAACCGGGTGCTGGGCGGCATGCTCACCGACCTGGTGCTGCGCACCTCCATCGTGGTGGCGCTCTACAAGCGTTCCGGGCTTTCGTCCTGCTATCAGGAGGCCCAGCACGAGCGGCTGGTCGAACTGCTGGCCGCGGGCGAGGCGGAAGCCGCCCGCGGCGCGATCCACGATCACCTGCTCGGACTGGAAAACCTGCTGGACCTGAGCCCGCGGGAATCGAGCATCGACCTGAAGTCCATCCTGGGCCAGTCACCCGCGATCTGA
- a CDS encoding nucleoside permease, whose product MSLLRSRLSLMMFLQFFIWGGWFVTLGTFLASNLEASGGQIGMAFATQSWGAIIAPFIIGLIADRYFHAERLLGVLHLLGAALMVGLYLAEDFAAFYPLVLAYMILYMPTLALVNSVSFHQLRDPATEFARIRVWGTLGWIVAGLGISYVFAWDSAAGIGEGLLRNTFLMGAIASLALGVYSFTLPATPPKASSRVGLREVLGLDALSLLKDRNYAIFFAASVLICIPLAFYYQNANPFLAEVGVANPTGKMTLGQASEVLFMLLLPLFIGRFGIKKTLLIGMLAWALRYAMFAFGDAEGQLYLLLLGIALHGICYDFFFVTGQIYTDSKAGEQFKSAAQGMITLATYGVGMLIGFWIAGQVTDHYALAEGGHDWQGIWLFPAAFALAVLVLFLIAFRERRAQAGAEAASRA is encoded by the coding sequence ATGTCACTGCTACGCTCACGCCTGAGCCTGATGATGTTCCTGCAGTTCTTCATCTGGGGCGGCTGGTTCGTCACCCTGGGCACCTTCCTGGCCAGTAATCTGGAGGCCAGCGGCGGCCAGATCGGGATGGCCTTCGCCACCCAGTCCTGGGGGGCGATCATCGCGCCCTTCATCATCGGCCTGATCGCCGACCGCTACTTCCACGCCGAGCGCCTGCTCGGGGTGCTGCACCTGCTGGGCGCGGCGCTGATGGTCGGGCTCTACCTGGCCGAGGACTTCGCGGCCTTCTATCCGCTGGTGCTGGCCTACATGATCCTCTACATGCCGACCCTGGCGCTGGTGAACTCGGTCTCGTTCCACCAGCTGCGCGACCCGGCCACCGAGTTCGCCCGCATCCGCGTGTGGGGCACCCTCGGCTGGATCGTCGCCGGCCTCGGCATCAGCTACGTGTTCGCCTGGGACTCCGCCGCCGGCATCGGCGAGGGCCTGCTGCGCAACACCTTCCTGATGGGCGCGATCGCCTCTCTGGCGCTGGGCGTGTACAGCTTCACCCTGCCCGCCACCCCGCCCAAGGCCAGCAGTCGGGTCGGCCTGCGCGAGGTGCTCGGCCTGGATGCCCTGTCGCTGCTGAAGGACCGCAACTACGCGATCTTCTTCGCCGCCTCGGTGCTGATCTGCATTCCGCTGGCCTTCTACTACCAGAACGCCAACCCCTTCCTGGCCGAGGTCGGCGTGGCCAATCCCACCGGCAAGATGACCCTGGGACAGGCCTCCGAGGTGCTGTTCATGCTGCTGCTGCCGCTGTTCATCGGCCGCTTCGGCATCAAGAAGACGCTGCTGATCGGCATGCTGGCCTGGGCGCTGCGCTACGCGATGTTCGCCTTCGGCGACGCCGAGGGGCAGCTCTACCTGCTGCTGCTGGGCATCGCGCTGCACGGCATCTGCTACGACTTCTTCTTCGTCACCGGGCAGATCTACACCGATTCCAAGGCCGGCGAGCAGTTCAAGAGCGCCGCCCAGGGCATGATCACTCTGGCCACCTACGGCGTCGGCATGCTGATCGGCTTCTGGATCGCCGGCCAGGTCACCGACCACTACGCGCTGGCCGAGGGCGGCCACGACTGGCAGGGCATCTGGCTGTTCCCGGCGGCCTTCGCCCTGGCGGTGCTGGTGCTGTTCCTGATCGCCTTCCGCGAGCGTCGCGCCCAGGCCGGCGCCGAGGCGGCCTCCCGCGCCTGA
- a CDS encoding sugar phosphate isomerase/epimerase family protein produces the protein MSDTSSGIRGPAIFLAQFIGDEAPFDGLDAIARWAADQGYRGIQLPTHDPRFIDLERAAESQPYCDELKARCAAAGVEISELSTHLQGQLVAVHPAFDELFDGFAPAELHGDPEARTEWATAQLKLAAKASQRLGLKAHATFSGALLWPFFYPWPQRPAGLVEEGFAELGRRWRPILDAFEEAGVDLCYEIHPGEDLHDGASFERFLEAVDHHPRARILYDPSHLLLQQLDYLGFIDRYHERIGMFHVKDAEFTPDARSGVYGGYQGWVDRPGRFRSLGDGQVDFKDIFSRLTQYGYDGWAVLEWECCLKDAAQGAAEGAPFIAEHLITRAGRAFDDFAGQDTSPARNRRILGLAR, from the coding sequence ATGAGCGACACGTCTTCCGGCATCCGCGGCCCGGCGATCTTCCTGGCCCAGTTCATCGGCGACGAGGCGCCCTTCGACGGCCTCGACGCCATCGCCCGCTGGGCCGCCGACCAGGGCTACCGCGGCATCCAGCTGCCGACCCATGACCCGCGCTTCATCGACCTCGAGCGCGCCGCCGAGAGCCAGCCATACTGCGACGAGCTCAAGGCCCGCTGCGCCGCGGCCGGCGTCGAGATCAGCGAGCTCTCCACCCATCTGCAGGGTCAGCTGGTGGCGGTCCATCCGGCCTTCGACGAGCTGTTCGACGGCTTCGCCCCGGCCGAGCTGCACGGCGATCCCGAGGCCCGCACCGAGTGGGCCACCGCCCAGCTCAAGCTGGCGGCGAAGGCCAGCCAGCGGCTCGGGCTCAAGGCCCACGCCACCTTCTCCGGCGCCCTGCTGTGGCCGTTCTTCTATCCCTGGCCGCAGCGCCCCGCCGGACTGGTCGAGGAAGGCTTCGCCGAGCTCGGCCGGCGCTGGCGGCCGATCCTCGACGCCTTCGAGGAGGCCGGGGTCGACCTGTGCTACGAGATCCATCCCGGCGAGGACCTGCACGACGGCGCCTCCTTCGAGCGCTTCCTCGAGGCGGTGGATCATCATCCGCGGGCCAGGATCCTCTACGACCCGAGCCACCTGCTGCTGCAACAGCTCGACTACCTGGGCTTCATCGACCGCTACCACGAACGCATCGGCATGTTCCACGTCAAGGACGCCGAGTTCACTCCCGACGCGCGCAGCGGCGTCTACGGCGGCTATCAGGGCTGGGTCGATCGTCCCGGGCGCTTCCGCTCGCTGGGCGACGGCCAGGTCGACTTCAAGGACATCTTCAGCCGCCTGACCCAGTACGGCTACGACGGCTGGGCGGTGCTCGAATGGGAGTGCTGCCTGAAGGACGCCGCCCAGGGCGCCGCCGAGGGCGCGCCCTTCATCGCCGAGCACCTGATCACCCGCGCCGGCCGCGCCTTCGACGACTTCGCCGGCCAGGACACCAGCCCGGCCCGCAATCGCCGCATCCTGGGGCTGGCGCGCTAG
- a CDS encoding Gfo/Idh/MocA family protein, with product MSPTPRVRLGMVGGGEGAFIGQVHRLAANLDGHFELVCGAFSRNADNNTRTGAACGVASSRLYADWQSLLDGERALPADQRMQLLVIVTPNHLHVPISEAALAAGFHVFCEKPAALSLDEARGLEATWREHGGLYGLAHTYLGYPMVWQARAMVDAGALGRLRKIHVEYPQGWLGETLEAQGNKQAGWRTDPALAGPSGCMADIGTHAFGLAEFVSGQRVASLCASLGSHVDGRRLDDDGDVLLRTAEGASGTLMASQVSTGEENALKLRLYGEDGALEWRQMEPNSLVHRSRGAPMRVLRAGIDQPELVDAALSRLRLPGGHPEGYLEALANLYGNAATAIRRGDRGDIAGVPGMASGLRGMAFIEAVTQSQAGGSRWTDLPSID from the coding sequence ATGTCCCCCACCCCGAGAGTCCGCCTGGGCATGGTCGGCGGCGGAGAAGGCGCCTTCATCGGCCAGGTCCATCGCCTGGCCGCCAACCTCGACGGCCACTTCGAGCTGGTCTGCGGCGCCTTCAGCCGCAATGCCGACAACAACACTCGCACCGGCGCCGCCTGCGGCGTGGCGTCATCGCGCCTGTACGCAGACTGGCAGAGCCTGCTGGACGGCGAGCGCGCCCTGCCCGCCGACCAGCGCATGCAGCTGCTGGTGATCGTTACCCCCAATCACCTGCACGTGCCGATCTCAGAGGCCGCCCTCGCCGCCGGCTTCCACGTCTTCTGCGAGAAGCCCGCCGCCCTGTCGCTGGACGAGGCCCGCGGCCTCGAGGCCACCTGGCGCGAGCATGGCGGCCTGTACGGCCTGGCCCACACCTATCTGGGCTACCCGATGGTGTGGCAGGCCCGCGCCATGGTCGACGCCGGCGCGCTCGGCCGGCTGCGCAAGATCCACGTCGAGTATCCCCAGGGCTGGCTGGGCGAGACCCTCGAGGCCCAGGGCAACAAGCAGGCCGGCTGGCGCACCGACCCGGCCCTGGCCGGCCCCAGCGGCTGCATGGCCGACATCGGCACCCATGCCTTCGGACTGGCCGAGTTCGTCTCCGGCCAGCGCGTCGCATCGCTGTGCGCCTCGCTCGGCAGCCACGTCGACGGCCGCCGGCTGGACGACGACGGCGACGTGCTGCTGCGCACCGCCGAAGGCGCCAGCGGCACCCTGATGGCCAGCCAGGTCAGCACCGGCGAGGAGAATGCGCTGAAGCTGCGCCTCTACGGCGAGGACGGCGCCCTGGAATGGCGCCAGATGGAGCCCAACAGCCTGGTCCACCGCTCGCGGGGCGCGCCGATGCGCGTGCTGCGCGCCGGCATCGACCAGCCCGAGCTGGTCGACGCGGCCCTGTCGCGGCTGCGCCTGCCCGGCGGCCACCCCGAGGGCTATCTCGAGGCGCTGGCCAACCTCTACGGCAACGCCGCCACGGCGATCCGGCGCGGCGACCGCGGCGACATCGCCGGCGTGCCCGGCATGGCCTCGGGGCTGCGCGGCATGGCCTTCATCGAGGCGGTCACCCAGAGCCAGGCCGGCGGCAGCCGCTGGACCGACCTGCCCTCCATCGACTGA